A stretch of Bos mutus isolate GX-2022 chromosome 8, NWIPB_WYAK_1.1, whole genome shotgun sequence DNA encodes these proteins:
- the HINT2 gene encoding adenosine 5'-monophosphoramidase HINT2 — protein sequence MAAAVVLAAGLCVARRAVAVAGPRGVQVRGAAGVTDGNEVAKAQQAAPGGAAPTIFSRILDRSLPADILYEDQQCLAFRDVAPQAPVHFLVIPKKPIPRISQAEEEDQQLLGHLLLVAKETAKAEGLGDGYRLVINDGKLGAQSVYHLHIHVLGGRQLQWPPG from the exons ATGGCAGCGGCAGTGGTGCTGGCCGCCGGGCTCTGCGTGGCGCGTCGGGCGGTGGCGGTGGCAGGGCCTCGGGGGGTGCAG GTCCGAGGAGCTGCAGGTGTGACTGATGGGAATGAAGTAGCCAAGGCCCAGCAGGCAGCTCCTGGGGGAGCAGCCCCAACCATCTTCTCCCGGATCCTGGATAGAAGCCTCCCAGCTGACATCCTATATGAGGACCAGCAG TGTCTCGCATTCCGGGATGTGGCCCCTCAGGCTCCTGTGCACTTTCTCGTCATTCCTAAGAAGCCCATTCCTCGGATTAGCCAGGCTGAAGAGGAAGACCAACAG CTTCTTGGACACCTTCTCCTTGTGGCCAAGGAAACAGCAAAGGCTGAGGGGCTGGGTGATGGATACCGACTTG TGATCAACGATGGCAAGCTGGGTGCACAGTCTGTGTATCACCTACACATTCACGTACTTGGGGGCCGACAGCTCCAGTGGCCTCCAGGTTGA
- the SPAG8 gene encoding sperm-associated antigen 8 isoform X1, whose product METSESTDRSQSRCLDLQPSSDGLGSSSDPFSSWDGRHRSALVAATAAASAAATAASTARAAALWTKSPAPYSHGNLLTEPSSDSLTERYTGPRFTHKISHGRLGFQPAYFPHIARNPYTTNDLSSSRGPIPGSSSGPVPGSSSSPGPDSSSDPGPSSSSGPGGSPGGGSGRGPGHGPGPGGGSGQGPGGGSGQGTDLGPAIDSRHSPGHGHGPRFNFSAPVGFRNPRGDLIPNYTGCKHHCHWEPQEQSWKFLKVSEPGARGLWKPPEVEGKSTVLSETLPRGQCLLYNWEEERATNYLDQVPVMQDGSESFFFRHGHRGLLTLQPQSPMSSCTTQKDSYQPPKSHCQPIRGKREAILEMLLRQQICKEVQAEQEPTRKDSEVESVTHHDYKKELVQAGPPAPTKIHDYHTEQPETFWLERAPQLPVCEGDRLLGVGERRGGGCSVLAWGRAGPVLILALLQGVSNIRTLDTPFRKNCSFSTPVPLSLEQPLPFEPESYSQQGEISSLACQGGGQGGGGG is encoded by the exons ATGGAGACCTCTGAGTCTACTGACAGATCGCAGTCGCG atgtttAGACTTACAGCCCAGCTCGGACGGACTAGGGTCCAGTTCCGATCCCTTTTCTTCTTGGGATGGCCGTCATAGATCTGCCCTGGTAGCTGCAACCGCAGCAGCTTCAGCAGCTGCCACAGCCGCCTCCACTGCCAGAGCAGCTGCATTATGGACAAAGAGCCCAGCCCCCTACTCTCATGGGAACCTGCTCACGGAGCCCTCCTCTGACAGTCTGACAGAGCGCTACACTGGACCCAGATTTACCCACAAGATAAGCCACGGGAGACTCGGCTTTCAGCCTGCCTATTTTCCCCATATTGCTCGGAATCCCTATACTACAAATGACCTTAGCTCTAGCCGTGGCCCTATTCCTGGCTCCAGTTCTGGCCCTGTTCCTGGCTCCAGCTCTAGCCCTGGTCCTGACTCCAGCTCTGACCCTGGACCTAGCTCCAGTTCTGGTCCTGGTGGTAGCCCTGGCGGTGGCTCTGGTCGAGGTCCTGGCCATGGCCCTGGTCCTGGTGGTGGCTCTGGTCAGGGTCCTGGCGGTGGCTCTGGTCAAGGCACTGATCTTGGTCCTGCTATTGATTCTAGGCATAGCCCAGGCCATGGCCATGGCCCTAGGTTCAACTTCTCTGCTCCTGTAGGCTTCAGAAACCCCAGGGGAGATCTTATCCCTAATTATACCGGCTGCAAACACCACTGTCACTGGGAACCGCAGGAACAATCCTGGAAATTTTTGAAAGTCTCAGAACCTGGTGCCCGAGGGCTGTGGAAGCCCCCCGAAGTTGAAGGGAAGAGTACAGTTCTCAGTGAAACACTGCCACGGGGCCAGTGCCTTCTCTACAACTGGGAGGAGGAG AGAGCCACCAACTACCTGGATCAAGTCCCAGTCATGCAGGATGGCTCTGAGAGTTTCTTTTTCCGACACGGACACCGGGGACTGCTGACCCTGCAGCCACAGTCACCCATGTCCTCCTGCACCACCCAGAAAGACTCATACCAGCCCCCAAAAAGCCACTGTCAGCCAATTCGAG GGAAGCGTGAAGCCATACTGGAGATGCTCTTGCGCCAACAAATCTG TAAAGAGGTGCAGGCAGAGCAGGAACCCACAAGGAAGGACTCTGAGGTCGAGTCTGTGACACACCACGACTACAAAAAGGAGCTGGTGCAGGCAGGGCCTCCTGCCCCAACAAAG ATCCACGACTACCATACAGAGCAGCCTGAAACCTTCTGGCTAGAGAGGGCACCTCAGCTACCGGTGTGTGAGGGTGACCGGCTGTTGGGAGTGGGtgaaaggaggggaggaggctgtTCTGTCCTGGCTTGGGGCAGAGCAGGCCCCGTCCTCATTCTGGCACTCCTCCAGGGTGTCAGTAACATCAGGACACTAGACACACCGTTCCGGAAGAACTGCAGTTTCTCAACACCTGTGCCTTTGTCTCTAGAGCAGCCGTTGCCCTTTGAACCTGAGAGTTATTCCCAACAGGGAGAAATATCTTCCCTTGCCTGTcagggaggggggcagggtggTGGAGGGGGTTGA
- the SPAG8 gene encoding sperm-associated antigen 8 isoform X2 encodes METSESTDRSQSRCLDLQPSSDGLGSSSDPFSSWDGRHRSALVAATAAASAAATAASTARAAALWTKSPAPYSHGNLLTEPSSDSLTERYTGPRFTHKISHGRLGFQPAYFPHIARNPYTTNDLSSSRGPIPGSSSGPVPGSSSSPGPDSSSDPGPSSSSGPGGSPGGGSGRGPGHGPGPGGGSGQGPGGGSGQGTDLGPAIDSRHSPGHGHGPRFNFSAPVGFRNPRGDLIPNYTGCKHHCHWEPQEQSWKFLKVSEPGARGLWKPPEVEGKSTVLSETLPRGQCLLYNWEEERATNYLDQVPVMQDGSESFFFRHGHRGLLTLQPQSPMSSCTTQKDSYQPPKSHCQPIRGKREAILEMLLRQQICKEVQAEQEPTRKDSEVESVTHHDYKKELVQAGPPAPTKIHDYHTEQPETFWLERAPQLPGVSNIRTLDTPFRKNCSFSTPVPLSLEQPLPFEPESYSQQGEISSLACQGGGQGGGGG; translated from the exons ATGGAGACCTCTGAGTCTACTGACAGATCGCAGTCGCG atgtttAGACTTACAGCCCAGCTCGGACGGACTAGGGTCCAGTTCCGATCCCTTTTCTTCTTGGGATGGCCGTCATAGATCTGCCCTGGTAGCTGCAACCGCAGCAGCTTCAGCAGCTGCCACAGCCGCCTCCACTGCCAGAGCAGCTGCATTATGGACAAAGAGCCCAGCCCCCTACTCTCATGGGAACCTGCTCACGGAGCCCTCCTCTGACAGTCTGACAGAGCGCTACACTGGACCCAGATTTACCCACAAGATAAGCCACGGGAGACTCGGCTTTCAGCCTGCCTATTTTCCCCATATTGCTCGGAATCCCTATACTACAAATGACCTTAGCTCTAGCCGTGGCCCTATTCCTGGCTCCAGTTCTGGCCCTGTTCCTGGCTCCAGCTCTAGCCCTGGTCCTGACTCCAGCTCTGACCCTGGACCTAGCTCCAGTTCTGGTCCTGGTGGTAGCCCTGGCGGTGGCTCTGGTCGAGGTCCTGGCCATGGCCCTGGTCCTGGTGGTGGCTCTGGTCAGGGTCCTGGCGGTGGCTCTGGTCAAGGCACTGATCTTGGTCCTGCTATTGATTCTAGGCATAGCCCAGGCCATGGCCATGGCCCTAGGTTCAACTTCTCTGCTCCTGTAGGCTTCAGAAACCCCAGGGGAGATCTTATCCCTAATTATACCGGCTGCAAACACCACTGTCACTGGGAACCGCAGGAACAATCCTGGAAATTTTTGAAAGTCTCAGAACCTGGTGCCCGAGGGCTGTGGAAGCCCCCCGAAGTTGAAGGGAAGAGTACAGTTCTCAGTGAAACACTGCCACGGGGCCAGTGCCTTCTCTACAACTGGGAGGAGGAG AGAGCCACCAACTACCTGGATCAAGTCCCAGTCATGCAGGATGGCTCTGAGAGTTTCTTTTTCCGACACGGACACCGGGGACTGCTGACCCTGCAGCCACAGTCACCCATGTCCTCCTGCACCACCCAGAAAGACTCATACCAGCCCCCAAAAAGCCACTGTCAGCCAATTCGAG GGAAGCGTGAAGCCATACTGGAGATGCTCTTGCGCCAACAAATCTG TAAAGAGGTGCAGGCAGAGCAGGAACCCACAAGGAAGGACTCTGAGGTCGAGTCTGTGACACACCACGACTACAAAAAGGAGCTGGTGCAGGCAGGGCCTCCTGCCCCAACAAAG ATCCACGACTACCATACAGAGCAGCCTGAAACCTTCTGGCTAGAGAGGGCACCTCAGCTACCG GGTGTCAGTAACATCAGGACACTAGACACACCGTTCCGGAAGAACTGCAGTTTCTCAACACCTGTGCCTTTGTCTCTAGAGCAGCCGTTGCCCTTTGAACCTGAGAGTTATTCCCAACAGGGAGAAATATCTTCCCTTGCCTGTcagggaggggggcagggtggTGGAGGGGGTTGA